One window of Acanthochromis polyacanthus isolate Apoly-LR-REF ecotype Palm Island chromosome 19, KAUST_Apoly_ChrSc, whole genome shotgun sequence genomic DNA carries:
- the LOC110970061 gene encoding alpha-1,6-mannosylglycoprotein 6-beta-N-acetylglucosaminyltransferase B-like — MRVPLRPRSGCLVLCLCLSVVTLLLQSLWVPLEMTRDEPAGRSPEEQGQRGLGFRRLALRLEALSTQVQRLSKERDFTQLTRNDLSLILQSFRQDQQGLAHLVERELKRVSQRLDQLSRHHHHHHQPQTPTPHDDQRPHTGPSEKCEVPMDPAYPVCAQKVEFLQARWQSDPCYAFYGVDGTICSILTYLSQVEDFCPPRLGRNHTALPWHQKPPSYTQKAEIRTTLRPLYEAISNNSGSAMKFIRSRVERMSERWTQAGVRMKQSSNRTISAQLRVLLYPGALAGSVGQRFEAMVERGGPLGELVQWADLSACLTILGHNVTFSTSQRQLYSLIGAAPGRGSCPIQRPITFDLVYTDYHGLAHLQGAMGLAFQHYQCRFRILDSFGTEPVFNLASYARSHGYKTLWGSWGLQPLQYMTMFPHTPDNSFLGFVSEEAVRKEVREDELEPESDRKERIAVVYGKQDYMWQGKSEYVKVISEELETHATVYQPPGHASNLPSFIRNHGLLTQEHFLRLLRRAKLFVGLGFPYEGPAPIEAIALGCIFLQPRFDPPHSSENNDFYKGKPTTRQISSQHPYAEEFIGKPYVWTVDVTNSTDIREAVRAILSTEVKSFTPQEFTCMGMLERVHGYITHQNFCSKSAPTWPPESALRVHLGPLGQSCVSVCRRSSLLCEPALFHHLNTLAAFTSLGLGCSSTVQEVNHLFPSYSPWGRHCGLQQEPLLFSCAGSDPLHRRLCPCRAHLPGQVALCPDCL; from the exons ATGCGTGTTCCACTGCGGCCTCGAAG TGGTTGCCTGGTGCTCTGTCTGTGCCTGTCTGTGGTCACCCTTCTACTGCAGAGCCTCTGGGTGCCACTTGAGATGACAAGGGACGAACCTGCCGGGAGATCACCTGAGGAGCAAG GTCAGCGTGGTCTTGGCTTTCGAAGATTGGCTCTTCGCTTGGAGGCTCTGAGTACTCAGGTGCAGAGGCTGAGCAAAGAGAGAGATTTCACCCAGCTGACCAGAAATGATCTCAGCTTGATACTGCAGAG CTTTAGACAGGACCAGCAAGGCCTGGCCCACCTGGTAGAAAGAGAGCTGAAGAGAGTGTCCCAGAGGCTTGATCAGCTCAGCcgtcatcaccaccatcaccatcagcCTCAAACACCAACACCACATGACGACCAGAGACCACACACAG GGCCCAGTGAGAAGTGTGAGGTGCCAATGGATCCTGCATATCCTGTGTGTGCACAGAAGGTGGAG TTCCTTCAGGCTCGTTGGCAGTCAGATCCATGCTATGCTTTTTATGGGGTGGATGGCACCATTTGCTCCATCTTGACTTACCTCAGCCAAGTAGAAGACTTCTGCCCCCCTCGTCTTGGAAGGAACCACACTGCTCTGCCATGGCATCAGAAACCTCCCTCTTATACACAAAAG GCTGAGATACGTACAACTCTGAGGCCACTCTATGAGGCGATCAGCAACAACAGCGGGTCGGCAATGAAGTTCATCCGGTCCAGAGTGGAAAGAATGTCTGAACGGTGGACACAGGCTGGTGTGAGAATGAAGCAGAGCAGCAACAGAACCATCTCAGCCCAGCTTAGG GTGCTGCTTTACCCCGGGGCTCTAGCTGGTAGTGTTGGCCAACGTTTTGAAGCCATGGTGGAGAGAGGAGGTCCTCTGGGAGAGCTGGTCCAGTGGGCCGACCTTAGTGCCTGTTTGACAATCCTGGGCCACAACGTGACCTTCAGCACCTCACAGCGCCAACTCTACAG CCTGATAGGTGCTGCCCCAGGTCGAGGCAGTTGTCCAATCCAAAGGCCCATCACCTTTGACCTCGTCTACACCGACTACCATGGCCTTGCTCACCTCCAGGGAGCCATGGGACTCGCTTTCCAGCATTACCA GTGCCGCTTCAGAATCTTGGACTCGTTTGGCACCGAACCAGTCTTCAACTTGGCGAGTTATGCCCGTAGCCACGGATATAAAACACTGTGGGGCAGCTGGGGTCTCCAACCTCTGCAGTACATGACCATGTTCC CTCATACTCCTGATAATTCCTTCCTGGGCTTTGTGAGTGAAGAGGCAGTGAGAAAGGAGGTGAGGGAGGATGAGCTTGAGCCAGAGAGCGACAGGAAAGAAAGGATAGCAGTCGTGTATGGAAAACAGGACTACATGTGGCAG GGTAAATCTGAATATGTGAAGGTGATCAGCGAGGAACTGGAGACTCATGCCACAGTCTACCAGCCACCAGGACACGCCTCAAATCTGCCCAGTTTCATCAGAAACCACGGACTGCTGACTCAGGAACACTTCCTACGACTTCTCCGCAGGGCTAAG CTGTTTGTGGGTCTTGGGTTTCCCTATGAGGGTCCAGCTCCTATTGAAGCAATAGCTCTAGGGTGCATCTTCCTTCAGCCACGATTTGACCCTCCACACTCATCAGAGAACAATGACTTCTACAAAGGGAAGCCCACGACGAGACAG aTCTCCTCACAGCACCCTTATGCTGAAGAGTTCATTGGTAAACCGTATGTGTGGACAGTAGATGTGACCAACAGCACCGATATACGGGAGGCAGTCAGAGCTATTCTAAGCACCGAG GTGAAGTCTTTCACTCCTCAAGAGTTCACTTGTATGGGAATGTTGGAGCGGGTTCATGGTTACATCACTCACCAG AACTTCTGCAGTAAATCTGCCCCGACTTGGCCGCCGGAAAGTGCTCTCAGGGTGCACCTGGGTCCACTGGGTCAgtcctgtgtgagtgtgtgtcgaCGCTCCTCCCTGTTGTGTGAACCCGCTCTGTTTCACCACCTCAACACTCTAGCTGCGTTTACCAG TCTGGGACTTGGATGCTCCAGCACGGTGCAGGAGGTCAACCACCTGTTTCCTTCCTACAGCCCCTGGGGTCGTCACTGTGGCCTTCAACAGGAGCCTCTGCTGTTCAGTTGTGCTGGTTCTGACCCTTTACACCGTAGACTGTGTCCCTGCAGAGCACACCTACCTGGACAGGTGGCACTCTGCCCTGACTGCCTCTAA